The Microbulbifer sp. YPW1 genome contains a region encoding:
- the apbC gene encoding iron-sulfur cluster carrier protein ApbC encodes MTDHNHDHDHDHEDIPADVQAQLERVAEVIGALEDPATGQPLDQLEADIEVGFDEGTVYTGVTLGYPCASQQEAWAQRVRTACAPLLAEGPLAGAEIQSDLYFHIARTDSGEVPESLRAVKNIIAVASGKGGVGKSTTAVNLALALAAEGASVGLLDADIYGPSLPTMLGTEGLRPEVKGGKFFVPIPAQGIQTMSLGYLLTEDTPAVWRGPMASGALNQMLTQTLWGEGTEDGELDYLVVDMPPGTGDIQLTLSQKAALAGAVIVTTPQDLALVDAIKGVEMFHKVSVPVLGIVENMALHTCSNCGHQEPIFGSGGGDRIAEEYDTRLLGQLPLAMAIREQTDSGKPTVAAQPDGEVAALYREIARKAAAQVWLDADSEGGLPEIDQG; translated from the coding sequence GTGACCGATCACAATCACGACCACGATCATGACCACGAAGACATTCCCGCCGATGTCCAGGCCCAGCTGGAGCGGGTCGCAGAGGTGATCGGCGCGCTGGAAGACCCGGCGACGGGCCAGCCGCTGGACCAGCTGGAGGCGGATATCGAAGTCGGGTTTGACGAGGGCACCGTTTACACCGGCGTGACGCTCGGCTACCCCTGCGCCAGCCAGCAGGAGGCGTGGGCACAGCGGGTGCGCACCGCCTGTGCGCCACTGCTCGCGGAGGGCCCCCTCGCCGGGGCCGAAATCCAGAGTGATCTGTATTTCCATATCGCACGTACAGACAGTGGTGAGGTGCCGGAATCTCTGCGCGCAGTGAAAAACATCATTGCCGTGGCCTCGGGCAAGGGCGGTGTCGGCAAGTCCACCACCGCGGTGAACCTGGCCCTGGCACTGGCCGCTGAGGGTGCCAGCGTTGGGCTGCTGGATGCCGATATCTACGGCCCCAGCTTGCCCACCATGCTGGGGACCGAGGGGCTGCGACCGGAGGTGAAGGGTGGCAAGTTCTTTGTGCCCATCCCGGCACAGGGAATCCAGACAATGTCTCTGGGCTACCTGCTCACCGAAGACACCCCGGCGGTGTGGCGCGGCCCCATGGCCAGTGGCGCCCTGAACCAGATGCTGACCCAGACCCTGTGGGGCGAGGGGACAGAGGATGGCGAGCTGGATTACCTGGTGGTCGATATGCCACCGGGCACGGGCGACATTCAGCTGACCTTGTCGCAGAAGGCCGCACTGGCCGGCGCGGTAATCGTGACCACTCCCCAGGATCTGGCGCTGGTGGATGCGATCAAGGGGGTGGAAATGTTCCACAAGGTGTCGGTACCGGTGCTGGGTATTGTCGAGAATATGGCGCTGCACACCTGCTCGAATTGCGGTCATCAGGAGCCGATATTCGGCAGTGGCGGCGGCGATCGCATAGCCGAGGAATACGATACCCGCTTGCTGGGCCAGTTGCCGCTGGCGATGGCGATCCGCGAGCAGACCGATAGTGGCAAGCCGACGGTGGCCGCACAGCCAGATGGCGAAGTGGCTGCGCTGTATCGGGAGATCGCACGCAAGGCCGCCGCACAGGTGTGGCTGGATGCGGATAGTGAAGGTGGGCTGCCAGAGATTGATCAGGGCTAA
- a CDS encoding rhodanese-related sulfurtransferase: MTSSTNVVVCALYKFVSLDNFESLREPLLKTLLDNEVRGTLLLAREGINGTVAGSRAGIDALLAFLKSDPRLATLDYKESYTAEMPFLRSKVKLKREIVTMGVEGIDPRRTVGTYVKPQDWNALISDPEVLLIDTRNDYEFQVGTFEHAVNPNTTTFREFPQYVKEHLDPQKHKKVAMFCTGGIRCEKSTAYLKEQGFDEVYHLQGGILKYLEDVPKEETLWKGECFVFDDRVTVNHDLERGSYEQCNACRMPVTDEEMQSEQFEQGVSCPHCYDSVPEADKARFREREKQIQLAKARGEDHLGQDAKATTLARRKQKQELRRQQAEQAQRS; encoded by the coding sequence ATGACCAGTTCCACCAATGTTGTGGTGTGTGCGCTGTACAAGTTTGTCAGCCTCGACAACTTCGAATCCCTGCGTGAACCCCTGCTCAAAACCCTGCTCGACAATGAAGTGCGCGGCACCCTGCTGCTGGCTCGCGAGGGCATCAACGGCACCGTGGCTGGCAGCCGTGCCGGCATCGACGCCCTGCTCGCCTTCCTCAAGTCTGACCCGCGTCTGGCGACCCTGGATTACAAGGAATCCTACACCGCCGAGATGCCGTTCCTGCGCAGCAAAGTCAAACTCAAGCGGGAAATCGTCACCATGGGTGTGGAGGGGATAGACCCGCGCCGTACCGTCGGCACCTATGTCAAACCCCAGGACTGGAATGCCCTGATTTCCGATCCCGAAGTCCTGCTGATCGATACCCGCAACGACTACGAATTTCAGGTGGGCACCTTCGAACACGCGGTCAACCCAAACACCACCACCTTCCGCGAGTTCCCCCAGTACGTCAAAGAACACCTGGATCCGCAGAAACACAAGAAAGTGGCAATGTTCTGCACCGGCGGCATCCGCTGTGAAAAATCTACCGCCTACCTGAAAGAACAGGGCTTTGACGAGGTGTATCACCTGCAGGGTGGCATCCTGAAATATCTGGAAGATGTCCCCAAGGAAGAAACGCTTTGGAAAGGCGAGTGCTTTGTGTTTGACGACCGGGTAACCGTCAATCACGACCTGGAGCGCGGCAGCTACGAGCAGTGCAATGCCTGCCGTATGCCAGTAACCGATGAAGAAATGCAGTCAGAGCAGTTTGAGCAGGGAGTCAGCTGCCCGCACTGCTACGACTCGGTGCCGGAGGCGGACAAGGCGCGTTTCCGCGAGCGCGAAAAGCAGATTCAGCTGGCCAAAGCGCGCGGCGAGGACCACCTGGGACAGGACGCGAAAGCCACCACCCTCGCCCGCCGCAAACAGAAACAGGAACTGCGCCGCCAGCAGGCGGAACAGGCGCAGCGTTCCTGA
- a CDS encoding 3D domain-containing protein, with the protein MRQSLKKYVIVLAASLSALAGGDAFAAIKGTDKEKKSMTVTATAYNSVKGQTDDDPWTAAWNNRLRPGDKIIAVSRDLEKHGLTNGAKVKIEGLPGTYTVRDRMNKRYTNRIDVWMEKDIKKARKWGKKKLKIIWHHNDKK; encoded by the coding sequence ATGCGACAGAGTCTTAAAAAGTATGTGATTGTACTTGCAGCATCACTCTCGGCACTGGCCGGTGGAGACGCCTTTGCCGCAATCAAGGGGACCGACAAGGAAAAGAAGTCGATGACCGTCACCGCGACGGCCTACAACTCCGTTAAAGGCCAGACCGACGACGATCCCTGGACCGCGGCCTGGAATAACCGCCTGCGCCCCGGCGACAAGATCATTGCTGTTTCCCGCGACCTGGAGAAACACGGCCTGACCAACGGCGCCAAGGTGAAAATTGAAGGTCTGCCCGGCACTTACACCGTGCGCGACCGCATGAACAAGCGCTACACCAACCGTATCGACGTGTGGATGGAAAAGGACATCAAGAAAGCGCGCAAGTGGGGCAAGAAGAAGCTCAAGATCATCTGGCACCACAACGACAAAAAATAA
- a CDS encoding tetratricopeptide repeat protein, protein MLAPRKPPFSWISATAVTLSALLAFAAMAQAEPASAGDVAPLIMEAEEYALEGNYDAALPLYERAIAGLSAEPHRQNQLRYRYGIILNALGGQRPDLYPLARGQFEAVLAYIESSPGLPFEHSAARVRSAIAHTYHQHSALQTNPNKRAAMLRNAYQLYTSAMDELRREEDWQNLAITSFNIGQVCEWQGNLEEAIQWLEQAVALDKRHGFPDLEEDLAYLTALRDLVNPERPVGNTAI, encoded by the coding sequence ATGCTGGCCCCGCGCAAACCGCCGTTTTCCTGGATTTCCGCCACCGCGGTGACACTTTCCGCACTGCTCGCTTTCGCCGCCATGGCCCAGGCAGAGCCCGCGTCCGCCGGTGACGTGGCGCCGCTGATCATGGAGGCGGAAGAGTACGCACTGGAAGGTAACTACGACGCCGCACTGCCCCTGTATGAACGGGCCATCGCCGGCCTGTCAGCGGAACCCCACCGCCAGAACCAGCTGCGCTACCGCTACGGCATCATCCTCAATGCCCTCGGCGGGCAGCGCCCGGACCTGTATCCGCTGGCCCGCGGCCAGTTCGAAGCGGTACTGGCCTATATCGAGTCCTCCCCGGGTCTGCCCTTTGAACATTCCGCCGCACGGGTGCGCTCCGCCATCGCCCACACCTACCACCAGCACTCGGCCCTGCAAACCAACCCCAACAAGCGCGCCGCAATGCTGCGCAACGCCTATCAGCTCTACACCAGTGCCATGGATGAACTGCGGCGGGAAGAGGACTGGCAAAACCTGGCCATCACTTCGTTTAATATCGGCCAGGTGTGCGAATGGCAGGGCAACCTGGAAGAGGCCATCCAGTGGCTTGAGCAGGCCGTGGCGCTGGATAAACGCCACGGTTTCCCGGATCTGGAGGAAGACCTGGCTTATCTGACCGCACTGCGGGACCTGGTCAATCCCGAGCGTCCGGTGGGCAATACCGCCATCTGA
- a CDS encoding FAD-binding and (Fe-S)-binding domain-containing protein, whose protein sequence is MIPALREINEVQALYLQFLNALKQGGFHGDSSPSYASRTVLSTDNSIYQVLPQAVVYPRDTHDLQLLMTLADREEFHKVVLSPRGGGTGTNGQSLTDGIVVDISRHMNRILEINAEEGWVRVQTGVVKDQLNAALKAHGLFFAPELSTSNRATIGGMINTDASGQGSCLYGKTRDHVLELKTVLMGGELWHSHALEDERLAEIASNDSRSGRIHQLVDAIEQDKRALIDAKFPKLNRCLTGYDLAHIRDRDNGKDGRFNLNNILCGSEGTLGFIAEAKLNVLKIPKCAALVNLNYDHFQDALKDATDLMKAGPTSIETVDSKVLQLAMGDMVWDSVSEFFPQDERPVNGINLVEYTAESEEALNEALAKFTAHVDSAIGQPGKSFAYTIARGHTQVNKIWAMRKRAVGLLGNAKGEQRPIPFVEDCAVPPENLADFIAEFRAALDQAGFAYGMFGHVDAGVLHVRPAIDMKDPEQAKQVRLITEQVVELAQKYNGLLWGEHGKGVRSEFAPAFFGELYPELQKIKAAFDPRNQLNPGKIATPSVASSLLKIDEVPTRGERDRTIPAQVWEGYSEGVYCNGNGACFNWNPDDAMCPSYKGTRNRIHSPKGRASLIREWLRLLADRSVDPEAVARKSREQSFLIGLPGRIKNSLARARGEYDFSHEVNESMQACLACKSCAGQCPIKVDVPTFRAKFLELYYSRYLRPLKDYFVGGLEFVMPHLAQVPQLYNWPLRLKPVRWLMERGLGLTDSPSLSATRLDKVMRELGVPYASRESLRAMGPAQRAKSVVIVQDAFTSYFDADVVADTLRLLKLLDFNPLVAPYRANGKPLHVHGFLRQFAQAAASNSAMLNSLAESGVPLVGIDPSMTMTYRSEYQKLLGDKAPQVLLLQEWLAQHTDHLAGNRNRLKDARFTLLPHCTEQSNAAGSTRQWQQVFAALGMELETQAAGCCGMAGTYGHEMANKETSRVIFQQSWAPKLNGDTRAILATGYSCRCQSKRFAQTELRHPLQALLAQIEDSGFTVSNH, encoded by the coding sequence ATGATTCCAGCACTGCGCGAAATCAATGAAGTACAGGCGCTCTACCTGCAGTTCCTCAACGCTCTCAAGCAGGGCGGCTTCCACGGCGACAGCAGCCCGAGCTATGCCAGCCGCACCGTGCTGTCCACCGACAACTCCATCTATCAGGTACTGCCCCAGGCGGTGGTTTACCCGCGGGATACCCACGACCTGCAGTTACTGATGACGCTGGCGGACCGCGAGGAATTCCACAAAGTCGTGCTCTCCCCTCGCGGTGGCGGCACCGGAACCAATGGCCAGTCACTGACCGACGGTATCGTGGTGGATATTTCCCGGCATATGAACCGCATCCTCGAGATTAATGCGGAGGAAGGATGGGTACGGGTTCAGACCGGGGTTGTGAAGGACCAGTTGAACGCCGCACTCAAGGCCCATGGGCTGTTTTTTGCCCCGGAGCTTTCCACCAGTAACCGCGCCACCATCGGCGGCATGATCAATACCGATGCCTCCGGGCAGGGTTCCTGCCTGTACGGCAAGACCCGCGACCACGTGCTGGAGCTGAAAACCGTGCTGATGGGCGGTGAACTCTGGCACTCCCACGCGCTGGAAGACGAGCGACTGGCAGAGATTGCCAGCAACGACAGCCGCTCCGGTAGAATCCACCAGCTGGTGGATGCGATCGAGCAGGACAAACGCGCGCTGATCGACGCCAAGTTCCCCAAGTTGAACCGCTGCCTGACCGGCTACGATCTGGCACACATCCGGGACCGGGATAACGGCAAAGACGGCCGCTTCAACCTCAACAATATCCTGTGCGGATCCGAGGGCACCCTGGGCTTTATCGCCGAGGCCAAGCTCAACGTGCTCAAGATTCCCAAGTGCGCGGCGCTGGTCAACCTGAATTACGACCACTTCCAGGATGCGCTGAAAGACGCGACCGACCTGATGAAGGCCGGCCCTACCTCTATCGAGACCGTGGACAGCAAAGTACTGCAGCTGGCCATGGGGGATATGGTGTGGGACAGCGTGAGCGAATTCTTCCCCCAGGACGAACGCCCGGTGAACGGCATCAACCTGGTGGAATACACCGCGGAATCTGAAGAGGCACTGAATGAAGCGCTGGCGAAGTTTACCGCCCATGTGGACAGCGCGATCGGCCAGCCGGGCAAGAGTTTTGCCTATACCATCGCCCGCGGTCACACTCAGGTGAACAAAATCTGGGCCATGCGCAAGCGTGCGGTGGGCCTGCTGGGTAACGCCAAGGGTGAGCAGCGCCCCATCCCGTTTGTCGAGGACTGCGCGGTACCGCCGGAGAATCTCGCCGACTTTATCGCCGAGTTCCGCGCAGCACTGGATCAGGCGGGCTTTGCCTACGGCATGTTTGGCCACGTCGATGCCGGCGTACTGCACGTGCGCCCGGCCATCGATATGAAAGACCCGGAGCAGGCCAAACAGGTCCGCCTCATCACCGAACAGGTGGTAGAGCTGGCGCAGAAATACAATGGCCTGCTGTGGGGTGAACACGGCAAGGGAGTGCGTTCGGAATTTGCGCCGGCATTCTTCGGTGAGCTGTATCCGGAGCTGCAGAAGATCAAGGCCGCCTTCGATCCTCGCAACCAGCTCAACCCGGGTAAAATCGCCACCCCCAGCGTCGCCTCAAGCCTGCTAAAAATTGACGAGGTACCCACTCGCGGCGAGCGCGACCGGACGATCCCGGCACAGGTGTGGGAGGGCTATTCCGAGGGGGTTTACTGCAACGGTAACGGCGCCTGCTTTAACTGGAACCCGGACGACGCCATGTGTCCGTCCTATAAAGGTACCCGCAACCGTATCCACTCACCCAAGGGCCGCGCCTCGCTGATCCGCGAATGGCTGCGCCTGTTGGCGGACCGCTCCGTGGACCCGGAAGCCGTGGCGCGCAAAAGCCGCGAGCAATCCTTCCTGATCGGCCTGCCCGGTCGCATCAAGAACTCCCTCGCCAGGGCGCGCGGCGAATACGACTTCAGCCACGAGGTAAACGAGTCGATGCAGGCCTGCCTGGCGTGCAAGTCCTGCGCTGGCCAGTGTCCGATCAAGGTGGATGTACCCACCTTCCGCGCCAAGTTTCTCGAACTCTATTACAGCCGCTATCTGCGCCCGCTGAAGGACTACTTTGTCGGTGGACTGGAATTTGTCATGCCACATCTGGCACAGGTGCCGCAGCTGTATAACTGGCCGCTCAGGCTGAAGCCGGTACGCTGGCTGATGGAGCGCGGACTGGGACTGACGGATTCCCCCTCGCTGTCGGCAACACGTCTCGACAAAGTCATGCGCGAACTGGGCGTGCCCTACGCCAGCCGCGAAAGCCTGCGCGCAATGGGCCCTGCCCAGCGCGCCAAATCAGTAGTGATCGTGCAGGATGCTTTCACCAGCTACTTCGATGCCGATGTGGTGGCAGACACCCTGCGCCTGCTCAAACTGCTGGATTTCAATCCGCTGGTTGCCCCCTATCGCGCCAACGGCAAGCCCCTGCATGTACACGGTTTCCTGCGCCAGTTTGCACAGGCCGCCGCCAGCAACAGTGCCATGCTGAACAGCCTGGCCGAGAGCGGTGTGCCGCTGGTGGGCATCGACCCCTCCATGACCATGACCTACCGCTCCGAATACCAGAAACTACTGGGAGATAAAGCCCCCCAGGTACTGTTGCTACAGGAGTGGTTGGCGCAGCACACGGATCACCTGGCGGGAAATCGCAACCGTCTCAAGGACGCGCGCTTTACCCTGCTCCCCCACTGCACCGAGCAATCCAACGCCGCCGGCTCCACGCGCCAGTGGCAGCAGGTGTTCGCGGCGCTGGGAATGGAGCTGGAAACCCAGGCTGCAGGCTGTTGCGGCATGGCCGGAACCTACGGCCACGAAATGGCCAACAAGGAGACCTCGCGGGTCATCTTCCAGCAATCCTGGGCGCCCAAGCTGAACGGCGATACCCGTGCCATTCTCGCCACTGGTTACTCCTGCCGGTGTCAGAGCAAACGATTTGCACAAACAGAATTGCGCCATCCGCTGCAAGCGCTACTGGCACAAATCGAAGATTCGGGGTTTACTGTCAGTAATCACTAA
- a CDS encoding DUF523 and DUF1722 domain-containing protein, whose translation MPANMNFTRKIPIGISQCAMGDPVRYNGGHKHSKVCTQLLSQCFEYVPLCPEVAIGMGVPRKPIHLLVDKAGAPLDAVRVVGVDNAEVDVTAPLREYADSVVPELAGVRGYIFMQNSPSCGLRGVRRYLANGHGIDSEGIGVFARRLQQQFPHLPMEEVGRLNNSELRENFLTRVFAYDAWFRFVEAEAEAESPEPGEKSQSRISRVIEFYTAYKYLLLAHHQEKTRALGRFLADSKALPIDELAFQVRGRIMEILSLPASRKDRTNALMHSAGHLSEYLDKREKAELKDLIEEYRLGHKPLSAVLTLLRHYLPRSPHSFIHNQVLLAAEPAELGLCDFH comes from the coding sequence ATGCCAGCAAATATGAACTTTACCCGGAAAATTCCAATCGGGATCAGCCAGTGCGCCATGGGTGACCCGGTGCGCTACAACGGCGGGCACAAGCACAGTAAGGTATGTACCCAGCTGCTGAGCCAGTGTTTTGAATATGTCCCTCTGTGTCCGGAAGTCGCGATCGGTATGGGCGTGCCGCGCAAACCGATCCATTTGCTGGTGGACAAGGCCGGCGCCCCGTTAGATGCGGTGCGGGTAGTCGGGGTGGACAATGCCGAAGTGGATGTGACCGCGCCGCTGCGCGAATACGCCGACTCGGTGGTTCCCGAATTGGCGGGGGTGCGCGGCTATATCTTTATGCAGAACTCCCCGAGCTGTGGCTTGCGCGGCGTGCGCCGCTATCTGGCCAATGGTCACGGCATCGACAGTGAGGGCATCGGTGTGTTTGCACGACGCCTGCAGCAGCAGTTTCCCCATCTGCCCATGGAGGAAGTGGGTCGGTTGAACAACAGTGAGCTGCGGGAGAACTTCCTGACCCGTGTGTTTGCCTACGATGCGTGGTTCCGCTTTGTCGAGGCGGAGGCCGAAGCCGAGTCGCCGGAGCCCGGGGAGAAGTCGCAATCGCGCATCTCGCGGGTCATCGAGTTTTATACCGCGTACAAATATCTGCTGTTGGCACATCATCAGGAAAAGACCCGCGCCCTGGGTCGCTTTCTGGCAGACTCCAAAGCCCTGCCCATTGACGAGCTGGCCTTTCAGGTGCGCGGGCGCATTATGGAAATCCTGTCGTTGCCCGCCTCCCGCAAAGACAGAACCAATGCGCTGATGCACAGTGCCGGTCACCTGAGCGAGTACCTCGATAAACGCGAGAAGGCAGAGCTCAAGGATCTGATAGAAGAATACCGGCTAGGGCATAAGCCTCTTTCCGCGGTGCTCACCCTGCTTCGCCACTATTTACCACGCAGTCCCCACAGCTTTATCCACAACCAGGTCTTGCTGGCGGCAGAGCCGGCGGAATTGGGATTGTGTGATTTCCATTGA
- the phrB gene encoding deoxyribodipyrimidine photo-lyase: protein MPEKAYQRGLVWLRNDLRLADNTALYRAARGCQALAAIYIATPQTWSSHGDGDNVVAMRLRSLAVLQRALAEKQIPLYFLELNTFAEVPQALVQIADKLKVDALFANAEYPLNELRRDTAVRAALKEVGVPVEYCTDRTLIPPGSLTTNSGDGFKVFTPFKRAFISRHGNSGEGFAPLPAPRALGAEHESEWPEWIALTGENNLVRTIPETVGKYGVAAGGSDKVLEWDVGEKAALKRLKAFANIVADYEEWRDFPARENTSRLSPYLNCGAISVRQCAKMALDANAGQWMGGKGSLSEGASSWLNELLWREFYQHLVVNFPRVCRNLPFKPETEGVPWSQRSEDFARWCEGQTGVPIVDAAMRQLNETGWMHNRLRMVVASFLTKNLLTDWRKGEGYFMQQLVDADFAANNGGWQWAASTGTDSAPYFRVFNPYSQSRRFDPDGTFIRRFVPELASLSDKDIHCPKQDLFGQDGYPQPICDVTESRKKAIEAFANLKS from the coding sequence ATGCCTGAAAAAGCCTATCAAAGAGGGCTGGTGTGGTTGCGCAATGACTTGCGACTGGCCGATAACACTGCCCTGTATCGCGCCGCCAGAGGCTGTCAGGCGCTGGCGGCCATTTACATTGCGACACCGCAGACCTGGAGCAGTCATGGTGATGGCGACAATGTCGTAGCCATGCGTCTGCGCAGTCTGGCAGTACTGCAGCGCGCGCTGGCAGAAAAGCAGATTCCACTGTATTTCCTCGAACTGAACACGTTTGCGGAGGTGCCACAAGCGCTGGTGCAAATTGCTGACAAGCTGAAAGTGGATGCGCTGTTCGCCAATGCGGAGTACCCGCTCAACGAACTGCGCAGGGACACTGCGGTGAGGGCAGCGTTAAAAGAGGTGGGGGTGCCGGTCGAGTACTGTACCGATCGCACACTGATCCCCCCGGGCAGCCTGACAACCAACAGCGGTGATGGCTTCAAGGTATTCACGCCATTCAAGCGCGCATTTATCTCCCGCCATGGAAATAGTGGCGAAGGATTTGCCCCCCTGCCTGCCCCGCGCGCGCTGGGTGCGGAACACGAGTCCGAGTGGCCCGAGTGGATCGCGCTGACGGGAGAGAACAACCTGGTGCGGACTATTCCCGAAACTGTGGGCAAATACGGCGTGGCTGCAGGGGGCAGCGACAAGGTACTGGAATGGGATGTGGGCGAAAAAGCCGCACTCAAGCGCCTGAAGGCATTCGCCAATATCGTGGCCGATTACGAAGAATGGCGGGATTTTCCCGCAAGAGAAAATACCTCGCGACTATCGCCCTACCTGAATTGCGGTGCCATTTCTGTTCGCCAGTGCGCGAAGATGGCACTGGATGCCAATGCAGGGCAGTGGATGGGTGGTAAAGGCAGCCTGAGCGAAGGCGCCAGTAGCTGGCTGAATGAACTGCTGTGGCGGGAGTTTTATCAGCACCTGGTGGTGAACTTCCCACGGGTGTGCCGCAATTTGCCATTCAAGCCGGAAACCGAGGGCGTGCCGTGGTCCCAGCGGAGCGAAGACTTCGCGCGCTGGTGTGAGGGACAGACTGGAGTGCCGATCGTCGATGCCGCCATGCGCCAGCTTAATGAAACCGGCTGGATGCACAATCGCCTGCGCATGGTTGTGGCATCATTCCTTACCAAGAATTTGCTCACCGACTGGCGCAAAGGGGAAGGTTACTTTATGCAGCAGCTGGTGGATGCGGATTTTGCCGCTAATAATGGCGGCTGGCAGTGGGCGGCATCCACCGGTACCGATTCGGCGCCTTACTTCCGAGTGTTCAATCCCTACAGCCAGTCCAGGCGATTTGATCCGGATGGGACCTTTATTCGCCGCTTTGTGCCAGAGCTGGCATCGCTTTCCGACAAGGATATTCACTGTCCGAAGCAGGATTTGTTCGGGCAGGATGGCTATCCCCAGCCTATCTGCGATGTGACGGAATCGCGCAAAAAAGCGATAGAGGCGTTCGCAAACTTGAAGTCTTAG
- a CDS encoding DUF2878 domain-containing protein — protein sequence MNYKKLANFILFIAGWWMALLYGNAMALIALFVVLMLHFILWRDVRDIFVILGFIFCGFAVEWAFMASGVQDYRSNLPPAWAICIWAMLATTMRYSLSWLINKPLWAALVGLLVAPAFYINSVQFGPAGWGRPMWECLLAIALVWSLLAAFLSGVLVPLVEQMEPADGGVS from the coding sequence ATGAATTATAAAAAGCTGGCCAACTTCATCCTGTTTATCGCCGGTTGGTGGATGGCTCTGTTGTATGGCAATGCGATGGCACTGATTGCATTGTTTGTTGTGTTGATGCTGCACTTTATCCTCTGGCGGGATGTGCGGGATATCTTCGTGATTCTCGGTTTTATTTTCTGTGGCTTTGCTGTGGAGTGGGCCTTTATGGCCAGTGGTGTGCAGGACTATCGCTCCAACCTGCCGCCCGCCTGGGCCATCTGTATCTGGGCCATGCTGGCGACCACCATGCGCTACTCCCTGTCATGGCTGATCAACAAGCCGCTGTGGGCCGCACTGGTAGGATTGCTGGTGGCGCCCGCGTTCTACATCAACAGCGTACAGTTCGGCCCCGCGGGCTGGGGGCGCCCCATGTGGGAGTGCCTGCTGGCCATCGCCCTGGTATGGAGCCTGCTGGCCGCATTCCTCAGCGGTGTGTTGGTGCCGCTGGTTGAGCAGATGGAGCCCGCGGACGGCGGTGTTTCCTGA